The genomic interval GGAACCCTGCAATTTCATTTTCAGGATTCCGTCGAATCGCCGGTCATGATTCCGTCGTCGCATCGGAGGTGGCGATGCGACCGAAGAAGCACAGGACGACGGGATCGGGCGATCTGTTCCGGGCCAGGCTGGACCCAGATCATCAATATGAAGCACGAGCTGGTTCAGCTCGCCGGCAAAGTCGATTGGGACTGGATCGACAGTGAGATCGCGCCGCTCTATAGCGAGAACGGTCGGCCGGGCATCGCGACCCGCTTCATGATCGGGCTGCTGTTGCTTAAGCACATTTACGGGCTGTCCGATGAGAAGGTGTGCGAGCGCTGGCTCCACGACCCGTATTTCCAGTTCCTCACCGGCGAAGAGTTCTTCCAGCACGCGTTTACGCACGAACGCTCGGACCTGAGCCACTGGCGCAAGCGGCTCGGCGACAAGCTGGAGCTCTTGCTGGCCGAGAGCCTGCGGGTGGCGCACGAAGCCGGCGCGTTACGCAGCCAGGACCTCAAGCGCGTCACGATCGACACCACAATGCAGCCGAAGGCCATCACCTTCCCGACCGATGCAAAGCTGCTGCATGCGGCCATCAAGGGGCTCAACCGCCTGACGAGGAGGCACGGCGTCAGGCTGCGGCAATCCTATTCTCGTGTGGCCAAGGCCGCCGCGATGATGGCAGGCCGCTACGCCCCGCCAAACGGTTCAGGCGGCATCAGCGGCAGTTGCGTGTCCTGCGCAGCCGGCTGGGCTAAATCATTCGCGACATTCGCCGCAAGATCGAGGGCCAGCCCGCACTGGAGGAGGCGTTCGCCCTTCCGCTCGGCCGGGCCTCGCAGATCCGCTCTCAGCAGCAGCGCCAGCGTGGCGGGAAGCTCTATTCCTTTCATGCCCCGGAGGTGGAGTGCAACGGCAAGGGCAAGGCCAGCGCACCTTATGAGTTCGGCGTGAAGGCCTCCATCGTCACCAACAACCGCCGGGCTCCTGGGGGCCTGTTCGTGCTGCACGCCAGGGCGATGCCCGATAATCCGTACGACCGTCATACCTTGCGGGACGTCATTGACCGCACCGAGACACTCACCGGCTGTCCGATCGAGCGGGCCAATGTCGACAAGGGATACCGCGGCCACGACGCGCAAAATCGGCGTCGCGTCTTCATCTCCGGCCAGAAGCGCGGCGTCTTCTCAAAGGCCGCGCAGGAGACGCTGCCAACGCTCTCCTCTCAGCCGTCGGCCACAACTTGTATGGGGTGTCGCCTGTCAAGAGCTCTTAGCAAGTCTTCTCCTTCACCGAGGGGGGCAGTTGTGTGCATCAAGTTCGGCAAATTGATCATGGGGCCGGCGAAGCCATCCCCTCGGAGCCGCCGTCGCTCGCTTGCCCCACGCGCAGCGCTGGCGAGCGACAGCGGCGGAGAGGGGTGGCCCATCCTCTTGGTGGGCCTGAGCATGACAGGCGGGAGGGCACGGACCTCGACCTCGGCGATCGCCTTCTTCAAGCCCGGATGGTAATCAGATATTGCGAACTCCATGGCATGGCGCGACTGAGAGACATTCCGAGGGAGCCTGCAATATCCGGCGGCCATCGCGCCGCGTACTTGTATGCGGTCGAACGCAGTGTTCGACCATGATGCAGCAATGCGCATCTCAAGCGAAGCTCGGGCAGCGGGCCCATTCTTCCGCGAGGTCATATGGACCAAGTTGTGGCGCGGGTCACCGCCACCTCGGAGTATCAGGGCTCGGCGGTTGCTTCGCCAAGCCCCAATTGAGGTGTCGCGTCGCGCGTTCATGCTACCGGGCGGGCGTAACTTGATCCCTACAGGTATTTCGCCTGTCGTCGTCAAGCGCCAGAACGCAATGAGCAATTTACGCGCGAGCGCCACGATCATGGTCTTGCGCGTACCGCCGCGCGCGTCGGCCGCGCGAGTATGGAACCATTGCCAGCGCGTGCAAGGCCCTTCTCCCGTCTTCGCCTGTCGCTCTCATCGGGAGCGCCCGTGAGGCCCGCGTAACGCGCGACCGCTCTGCGATCTCTCAATTGCCGGGAGAGGATCATGCACGAGCATGTCCGCTGTTTCGATTCCAACGCCAATGATCCGCGCCAGCAATTTGACCATCGCGTGCGCTCCGCTCTCGGAAACCTGCAAACGATGTAATCGAGCCGCCTCGATCTCCCTGATCTGCTCTCTGACGAGGCGAAGGCGGGCCGTCCCGGCGCATCTCGGCGATAGTGTTGGGTGGGAGAAGCACTCCTGCCGGCGTGCGCAGCGTCTCGAGCTGCTTTGACGCATGACGCAGCGTCGGCTTGAAATTGCGAATACCCAGGCGAACGAGACATGCCTTCATTCGATTGATAATGCTGGTCTGATGGCTGACAAGGTTCTCACGCTCGCGGTTCGGATGTCGGGCGTCCTCTTCATCGAGACTTGGGATTGCCGCCATTTGGCAATGGTCCGGCTCTCCGCGTAGCTAACCGAGAAGAGCGCGCTTCAAATGCTCGGTGTCGAGACGATCGGTTTTAGCCCGCCGGTGCTCGCGGGGGACGGCGACGCTTGTTGAGTGGATAACGAAGGCCTCGACGCCACGAGCCCGCAGCCACCGCGCCAGCCAAAAACCATCGCGACCGGCCTCAAAGCCGACTGCTATACGTGTGATCGCGTGCCCAACGTTTGCGGCCTCCTCGCGCCAGTGATGTAGCAACCGGAGCAGCGCGTCTTCGTCGGCGATGCATGGGGGTGCTCCATTGCTCATGACCAGCCTCAATACTCTCACGGCTTTGCCGGTCACCCCATAGTACCTTCCGCCGCATCCTCGCCTGGCTCAGGAAGCTCTTGCGCTTCATCCTGATCGTCCTTTGGCGCGCCTTCGCAACCCCGGTCGCTCTCAACCCCGCTTGTTAACGGACGACTAAATCTTGTCGAGACGGTTCTGGCTGCTTGAAGATTAGGCAGGCAAAAACATCGTGATGTGTAGTCGAGCCTAGAGCTGAACCGCGTCCTTCAGCTCAGGGCATCGGGCCACGCCCAGCCCGTCGAGCCAAGAAGGTGATCCTGCCATCATGCAGCCCCGCATGACTTTCCAATTGACGCTCAAACTAAATACGTGAGGCGATTGCAGCAGCAATCGCCAGTGCTTGAAATCATTAGTCAGCAGCTAATTGACCGCGAAGGTTCGTCGCGTCGCACTTCCAGAAGTGGGGCTCAGATGGAGATTGTCGGGCAAGTGCGATCCGCGGCTCAAGGTAGTGCGCGCGTCTCTATCGCACGAGCGACGTCGCGTGATGATATCTGTGGTCCCACCGCTCGCCGAATCCGAAGCTGAGATAGACGAAATTATGATCGAGCTTATTGGGCGACGAAGCAAGTGATAGGCGAACTCCTCGACTGATATTGAACATGAATGCCTATGCACTAGGCCTAGCGCGCCGCCCTAAACCATTGCCAGCTCGCATATGCCAGACATTCAAGGGCGCAGGGCATTTCGGAGATCGGCCGATGTCGGATGACTGAACTACAAAAGGCGACCGTCTCGTCCGCATCGCGCTCGCGCGCAGAATTTCCTCGATACAGGCGGCCAAATGGACGAAAATGTGCTTGCGAGCGAAAGTAACATTTCGCACGCAACGGTTCGGGGGGCTGCAGATCCATTTTCACCCGCGACGCGTTTTGTTAGAACTCTAGAATCCCAACCCAAGATACCTTCAAGCCAAGGAGCTAGAAAATGACAATTGGTCGAGGACTGCAGGCATTCCCGCGCGCGGAATACTTGCGCAGGGTTGCGGCAGTGAAGGCAGAAATGGCTCGGCTCGACATTCACGCGCTCGTCGTAAACAACGCAGCGAACGTGGCCTATCTTTCAGGTTACACCGTATCCGGGTCGTGGGGAATTCTTCCACAAGCTCTGGTGGTCGCGATTGACAAGGAGGAGCCCACGTTGATCGTGCGCCAAAGCGACGCGCCGGCGGCCATCCATCAGACGTTCCTGGAGCGCGCCAACGTGATTGGCTTTCGAGAAGGCCTCGTTGGCAAGCAGGGCGTTGATGGCTTTGATGCCGTAATCGACTTTCTCCAAGAAGCTGGCATGGCGAATCGCGGCTTAGGCGTTGAAGTAAGCTACCTGCCGCCGCAGACGACGGAAAAGTTCAAGGCGAGACTGCCGAAAGCGAAGATCATCGATTGCACCAAGGCTGTAGCCTGGATTCGATTTATAAAATCCGATCTTGAAATATCCGTCATGCGGGAGGCTGCTGCCATCGCGGATGCTGGCATCCTGCGTGCCGCGGAAGTCATTCGCCCTGGTGTGCGGGAGGCTGACGCCGTAGCCGAGATCGTGGCGACCCTCGTGCGCGGGGCTAACGGTAAGTCCGGAACAAACATACCCCCGATCTACTTATGCTCCTCGCCCCGGACAGGTACATGCCACATTCGCTGGAGTGAA from Bradyrhizobium arachidis carries:
- a CDS encoding Xaa-Pro peptidase family protein — protein: MTIGRGLQAFPRAEYLRRVAAVKAEMARLDIHALVVNNAANVAYLSGYTVSGSWGILPQALVVAIDKEEPTLIVRQSDAPAAIHQTFLERANVIGFREGLVGKQGVDGFDAVIDFLQEAGMANRGLGVEVSYLPPQTTEKFKARLPKAKIIDCTKAVAWIRFIKSDLEISVMREAAAIADAGILRAAEVIRPGVREADAVAEIVATLVRGANGKSGTNIPPIYLCSSPRTGTCHIRWSEDTFRDGSQVNLELGGSRYGYYVGLMRTYSIGAPSDRLRSLHEAEVAGLEAALETVRPGATCSDVANAFYRTSKKMGFNKESRCGYPIGINWTEPTASLQDGDMTELKPNMTFHLMLGNWIDEDFGYVISETFRVTESGAEVLTSAPRRLFEVG